From Ruminococcus sp. HUN007, a single genomic window includes:
- a CDS encoding FtsW/RodA/SpoVE family cell cycle protein has product MAAEKVKENEKLSYFFIRLFVVLTHIVLLLNVYLNGTYDDVAAVIILSAFVIFSDIAYFMILGTFTQDTYTVDYLLVLIANISLIFQSCFGGVEFNLKHFITLTAGMISCHAGYLFTRNSFKAEKFRPYCYAGIAVLMIIIFLFAGSRSMWIRIGGFSVQPSEFMKPLLVMICASSLSSQQTKKKYWIIRTAPNNIGMVLISALIIAFQWWCRDLGSIPTFAAVTGCALINRLCYPKAAFSKRKIAALAGAVLALGFAAVRFAPAYVKDRLYVDIWADQYGNGYQQCRALIAMAEGGWLGKGPGAGRLSNIAAYDTDIVFSSVSEEWGLLAAVLFVILIVLMLATSLINTPKCYYHGTIAVGVTAVFVVQMSLNIFGSCNMIPFTGVTLPFLSNGGTSIVTSGFLIGMLKATQSPVFIRNIVEVEPERGEKP; this is encoded by the coding sequence AGGAAAACGAAAAGCTTAGTTACTTTTTCATCAGACTATTCGTTGTACTTACACACATTGTTCTGCTTCTGAACGTTTACCTGAACGGGACCTATGATGATGTGGCTGCGGTAATCATTCTTTCAGCCTTTGTAATTTTTTCAGACATAGCATACTTCATGATCCTGGGGACGTTTACGCAGGACACTTACACAGTTGATTACCTGCTGGTACTGATTGCAAACATAAGTCTGATATTTCAGTCGTGTTTTGGCGGTGTAGAATTTAATCTTAAACATTTTATAACCCTTACTGCCGGAATGATTTCATGTCATGCCGGCTATTTATTTACTCGTAACAGCTTTAAGGCGGAAAAATTCAGACCGTACTGTTATGCCGGCATAGCAGTGCTTATGATTATAATCTTTCTTTTTGCCGGCTCAAGAAGCATGTGGATAAGAATAGGCGGATTTTCCGTTCAGCCTTCTGAATTTATGAAACCGCTTCTTGTCATGATCTGTGCTTCATCACTTTCAAGCCAGCAGACAAAGAAAAAATACTGGATAATACGCACCGCTCCGAATAATATCGGAATGGTTCTCATTTCAGCTCTCATCATAGCATTTCAGTGGTGGTGCCGTGATCTCGGCAGTATACCTACGTTTGCTGCTGTTACCGGATGTGCGCTTATCAACAGACTCTGCTATCCTAAGGCTGCGTTTTCCAAAAGAAAAATAGCGGCTCTTGCCGGAGCAGTTCTTGCACTTGGATTTGCAGCAGTCAGATTTGCTCCTGCCTACGTTAAGGACAGACTCTACGTTGACATCTGGGCTGATCAGTACGGAAACGGATACCAGCAGTGCCGTGCCCTTATTGCAATGGCTGAAGGCGGATGGCTTGGCAAAGGACCGGGTGCCGGACGGCTAAGCAATATCGCAGCATATGACACCGATATCGTATTCTCATCAGTATCGGAGGAATGGGGACTTCTCGCAGCTGTTCTCTTCGTTATACTAATCGTTCTTATGCTCGCGACTTCACTTATTAACACACCGAAGTGCTATTATCACGGAACTATAGCAGTCGGAGTAACAGCTGTGTTCGTTGTACAGATGTCACTCAACATATTCGGATCATGCAATATGATCCCGTTTACCGGCGTTACTCTTCCGTTCCTTTCAAACGGAGGTACATCTATCGTTACAAGCGGTTTTCTGATAGGCATGCTCAAAGCCACACAGTCTCCTGTATTTATCAGAAACATTGTGGAAGTCGAACCGGAAAGAGGTGAGAAGCCATGA